The DNA sequence GGAAACGTTGGACCGCCTCCTGATTTTGGCAGAGAAAGGCACCAAGGACATTGTCGACCTTCAGAAAACGCTTTTGGAACGGGAATTGCCCTGATGGACCAAGCGGGACTGAACCCGGTTTTTGACCTGCCGATCGTCACCCGGAACCAAGGAAAACTCCGGGAAATTTCGGAGATTCTCAAGCTGTTCCGCATCCGAGCCTTCAGTGCCTACCACCTTACTAATTTCGACGAAGTCAATGAAAACGGGGATACCTATGCCGAAAACGCCCTTCTTAAGGCCCGTCAAGGCTATGTCCATACCGGAGGACTGTGTGCCGGTGAAGATTCCGGTCTCGAAGTCGACGAACTTGACGGTGCGCCGGGTCTTTTTTCAGCCCGTTTTGGAGAGAAATTTGCTTTTGTGGGCGACAACAATACCCTCCTTTTATCACTTCTGGAGGGAGTGCCCCCCGAACGGCGCTCGGCCCGGTTCCGGGCAGCGGTTGCCTTAGCCTGGGAGGGAGGGGAGAAGTTGTTCGAAGGCGTTTGCGAAGGATGGATCAGAGAGACACCGCGTGGAGAAGGGGGCTTTGGTTACGATCCGGTCTTTATTTTCCCCCTTTTCGAAAAAACCTTTGCCGAACTGGATGTTTCAGTCAAAAACACCTATAGCCACCGGGCGGTCGCCTTCCGAAGCGCGGGAGAATTTATTTTGAAAAACCTCCTGAAGGGAAGTGTCCGGCCATGAAGTATTGTCTATTTTTCATGATTGTTCTTTTTTCCATCACTTTCCCAGGTGGTGGGATACAGGCCCGGGAAGTCGACCGGATCAACGCTGCGATCGAAGTCCTTTACGATCTGACCCAAATCCCGGAACGAAGGGTATTCTTCAATCTTTTGGAAGATTCGGAAGGAGTCGCCGTTTTTCCGCGGGTCTACCGGCTGGGCATCATGCTCGGACTCCAGTACGGAGAGGGCCTGGTAATGCGCCGGGATCCCGAAACAAAATCCTGGTACGGCCCTTCATTTGCCAGGATCTACGGGGTGAGCTACGGCCCCCAAATGGGAATCCAAACCAGCCGCTTAGTCCTCCTGATCATGGATCAGGCGGGAATGGAGGTTTTTTATGAAGACGGTATCAAACTAGGCGGTAACGTCAGCATCGCCGCCGGTCCGGTCGGGCGCAGCCTCTCCGCAGAAGTGGATCTCGCTCTCCGCTCATCGATTTATTCATATTCGATTTCCCGGGGTTTGTTTATCGGCATCAGCCTGGAGGGGGCGCAACTTCGGGAAGACCGGGATGCAAACCACCGGTACTTCGGATATAATCTCAGCCCTCAGGATATTTTGACCGGTCGACACCCGGTAGAGCCAGCCGCTCAAAACCTGGCCCGTTTTCTGGAGGAACTGGCCACCGGACAACGCCGGTAACCGAAGGAGGTCTCGTCATGCAATCGATACTCAGTCTGCTTGGAGTGATTTTCCTGATCATCCTGGCTATCTGGTTTTTCCCAGCGCTTCTGGCGGTCGGTCTGTCCATCGTCGCCGTTATCCTGTTGCTTCTGGTGTTCACAGGCGTTGCCGTTCTCCTGGCCCCGATTCTCATCCTGTTTCTTCTCATCGGGACCATCGTCTGGATCGCCCGAGCCATTTTTTAGGGTATCTGTAACGGGTCGCCGGGTCACCGGCCGCTCTTGTTCCAGAATTCTTCGGCCTCTTCACGGGCAATACGACACCAGGTGACTGCATTGTCTGGATTGCCCCCCAAGGTATGGTTATCTTTCATGATCATTTCCACCCGGCATCCCCGGGTCACAGACAAGGCTTCCCGAATGGATTTCCGGATATACCCTTCATCGATAACCGGCAGGGCAAGGTCGGCCGGATTCGGCTTTAAGGAACAGACATAGCGATCCTCCAAATTCTCGGCCATGCGCCTGAGGTCCGCCCAGGGCGAGACGGAAATCCGGCGAAGTCGGGGAAAACGTTTCACGACCTTCCAGCGTTTGTCCAATGGTTCACAACAACCGTAACAATTGAGTCCAAACCGTTCCAGAATTGGATACTGGTATGGGAATACATATTCCTCGAACAGCTCCGGTGATACATAACAGGTTTCCTGGCTCTCGGAAAATCCCCAGAGATCCTTTGTGCGGACCTTACCCGCGAAATCGCTCCGGGGGAGCTCCCGGCAGTAGCCAAACCCACCGGAACCGATATAGGTCCCGTTGCTGTTAAGGCTCAAGAGACCGCCTTCTTCCAGGAAGTCGAGCTTGCTCAAATGTCCGTCCCGCAGAAGGGCCATCAGTTGATGCAAACCCTCCGGATTGTCGTACATATCCACCATGGACTGCTCCAATCCCCGCAAGTTGACTAATGTCCAAGTCATCCCCAGGGTCCACCACCAAACCCCTTTCAACCGGACGGTCAAAAACTCTCCAAAAATGTCCCTGGCCAGATCAGCGAGTTCCTCGGTCTTTTTCCGATCAACCTCTATTTTCGGAAATCGGAGTTGATCGAGTTGATCATAGCTTTTCAGAGGGGCATCCCAGCGATACGAGCCACCATCGTCCCCGCCGATTTTTTCCTCATGCATCCCCCAATCGCTTTCAGTATAGATATAACTGATGTTGAAGTAGGGTTCGACGACCCGGTCGTCCCCCATCGAGCCGCCCCAGAAAATCTCTTTCCGCAGAAACATTTCCCACTGGCGGGCCAGTTCCCCGCGGCATGCGAGGCTTTCTTCCGGGATGATCTCGTTCCAGCCATTTTCCGGATCGCAAAAAACGATCGGACGGACCGCCTCCAGGGCATTCAAGGCATACCAGAGCTTTCTCTTTTCGTCCTGTTCGGGGCGGCCGGCCAATTCAGCCAGCCGGGCGGCCAGACGACGCAGCGTAGTCCGTTCTTCCGCAGTAATAGTCAAATCCGCTGGATCGAGCGAG is a window from the Atribacteraceae bacterium genome containing:
- a CDS encoding lipid-binding SYLF domain-containing protein, with protein sequence MKYCLFFMIVLFSITFPGGGIQAREVDRINAAIEVLYDLTQIPERRVFFNLLEDSEGVAVFPRVYRLGIMLGLQYGEGLVMRRDPETKSWYGPSFARIYGVSYGPQMGIQTSRLVLLIMDQAGMEVFYEDGIKLGGNVSIAAGPVGRSLSAEVDLALRSSIYSYSISRGLFIGISLEGAQLREDRDANHRYFGYNLSPQDILTGRHPVEPAAQNLARFLEELATGQRR
- the rdgB gene encoding RdgB/HAM1 family non-canonical purine NTP pyrophosphatase; protein product: MDQAGLNPVFDLPIVTRNQGKLREISEILKLFRIRAFSAYHLTNFDEVNENGDTYAENALLKARQGYVHTGGLCAGEDSGLEVDELDGAPGLFSARFGEKFAFVGDNNTLLLSLLEGVPPERRSARFRAAVALAWEGGEKLFEGVCEGWIRETPRGEGGFGYDPVFIFPLFEKTFAELDVSVKNTYSHRAVAFRSAGEFILKNLLKGSVRP